From a single Solenopsis invicta isolate M01_SB chromosome 4, UNIL_Sinv_3.0, whole genome shotgun sequence genomic region:
- the LOC105200334 gene encoding optic atrophy 3 protein homolog, whose product MPVGVFPALKLGVLFVKQISKPLAKFLVNQAKNHPTFRTYFIIPPAQFYHWAEVKAKMYVMNLGKPTKVAKLNETMAIELGANLIGELIIFSIAGGCLIFEYNRQTTKEAKKEEIRQMQIVKFTDDIQALYNTTLQQEAQINYLQNAVNQLAKHTKHKLPEMPVFEQMNNSSNNLEDNKKNHNKNSKNSMEANTETESTPLIERAIVYYNNELKKDKSLR is encoded by the exons ATGCCAGTCGGTGTATTTCCAGCCCTTAAATTGGGCGTGCTGTTTGTTAAGCAGATCAGTAAACCCTTAGCCAAATTTCTAGTCAATCAAGCAAAGAACCATCCTACTTTCAGAACTTATTTCATCATCCCACCAGCTCAGT tttatCATTGGGCAGAAGTGAAAGCAAAGATGTATGTCATGAATCTTGGTAAGCCTACAAAGGTTGCCAAGCTGAATGAAACTATGGCGATCGAATTGGGCGCCAATCTCATTGGCGAGTTGATAATCTTCAGCATAGCTGGAGGATGTCTTATATTTGAATACAACAGGCAAACCACAAAAGAGGCGAAAAAAGAAGAGATACGTCAGATGCAAATAGTGAAGTTCACAGATGACATTCAAGCATTGTATAACACTACATTGCAACAAGAAGCACAAATCAATTATCTGCAGAACGCCGTTAATCAATTAGCAAAGCATACAAAGCATAAGTTACCTGAGATGCCAGTTTTCGAACAAATGAATAATAGCAGTAATAACTTAGAAGACAATAAGAagaatcataataaaaatagcaaaaactCAATGGAAGCCAACACAGAAACTGAGAGCACACCGTTGATAGAGCGTGCTATAGTGTATTATAACAatgaattgaaaaaagataagtCGCTTAGATAA